The DNA sequence GGGGGACGAGCTCGGCTGCGCCATTGAAGGCATCGAGCGCTTCGAGGGGTTCCTCGCCTCCATCGGCTGCCCGGTGCGGCTGTCGCAGTTGGGCATCGGCGCTGCCCTGCTTCAGCAGTACGCTCAGGATACGCTGCACATCGTCCACGACGACCAGGGGCGTCTCCCCGGTTGTCCGCCCATGGGCGGAGCGGACATCGTCGACGTCCTGCGTTCGGCACTGTAACGGTTCCGGGTTGGGCCTTGCGGCAGCAAAATGATGGAGTCACGAACCGTCGAAGGAGATTGTACATGAAGACCACAGCAGTGCTTTTTTTGTCGCTTTTACTTGTCATTGCGGCGGGTGTTGTTACGGGCCGGGCATCGGCCGCCGAAGCAAGCAAGCCGTCGCAGAGCATATCCCCGGCCGGTTCACAGCCTTCCGTCAAAGGACCTGCCGCATATTTTACCGGTCAGGTCCGTGTTGCCCCCCTCTTCCCGGCACATGATGCGGCGCCCTATTCAGGTGGCCAGGTCACCTTCGAGCCGGGGGCCAGGTCCGCATGGCATACTCACCCGACAGGGCAGCATCTGCTCGTTACCGCCGGTGTCGGCCGGACCCAGGAATGGGGCGGCCCGATCGTTGAAATCAAGGCGGGAGACGTGATCTGGTGCCCGCCAGGGGTAAAGCACTGGCACGGGGCCGCACCCGCTACCGCAATGACCCATATCGCCATCACGGGTACCGTCAACGGCAAGAACGTCGAATGGCTGGAAAAGGTCACCGACGAGCAATACAACGGCAAACAGGGACGTACCCATGAATAGGAACATCAGTGTATTCCCGGCCGTCACGCTTGCCGCATTGTGCTGTTTTTCCACTATTTCGGAGGCGCAAAACATGGACAAGAATCTGGCTCTGAACGCCAAACAGCAAGGTATCGTCACCATTGCGGCCTTTACCGCCACCGGTGATCTGGAGCGGCTGAAGCCGGCATTGCATGAAGGCCTGGATGCCGGTCTGACCGTGAATGAAATCAAGGAGATCCTGGTGCAGTTGTATGCCTATACGGGGTTCCCGCGCAGCCTGAACGCGCTCAACGCCTTCATGGGCGTTATGGAAGAGCGGGGCCGGAAGGGGATCAGGGACAAGGCCGGCGAGGAGGCACGCCCCTTTCCCGCCACTAAAAGCAGCATGGAGCTTGGCACGGAAATCCAGACACGCCTGGCAGGAAAGCCGGTCACCGGGGCGATCTATACCTTTGCTCCCGCCATCGACCGGTTTTTGAAAGGACACCTGTTCGGAGATATCTTTGGGCGCGACAATCTGGACTTCCAGAACAGGGAGCTTGCCACTATTTCGGCTCTGGCCAACATGAAAGGCGTCGATCCCCAGCTGCAGGCCCATTTTGCCATCGGGTTCAACACCGGGCTCACAGAGGCTCAGATGAGGGGCCTGATAACCGTTTTCACGGTCAGGGTCGGTGAGAAAGAAGCCGAAAATGCCAATGACCTTTTGGGGAAGGCTCTCAGCAGCAGGGCAAAAGAGCGATCACTGAAATAAATCATGAAAATATGGCCTCCTCCCGGGAAACCGGTCCAGATTCTGGGGGAGTCCAGTGGGAACGAAACCCCTTCAGATCCGATTCTGAAGGGGTTTTTTGTTCATAGATGACCTGGTCGGCACGGCTCTGCCGAATAGGGGACCATGTCCGAAAATGGCAAGCACGGGTGCGCCGCACTATGGTATATTTCTTTTATCGAGCAGGACGTTCGATGAAAGAGGGGGCCGCCCTGGCGTTCCTCTGCTACCCTGAGCCTGTGCACTTTGCTTGAGACGATAGGGGAGGAAAAACTATGAAACGGTATTGCACCATCCTGACGCCTCTGGGAGAAATGATCGCAGCGGTGGAGCAGGAACACCTCTGCGGACTCTGGTTTGTCGGTCAGAAACATGCCCCGGAACATTTCCGCGAGTGGCTGCCAGACCCGGATCATCAGGTTTTCACGGCGCTACGGGGGCAACTGGACGCCTATTTTGCCGGTCGACTGCGCCGGTTCGATCTGCCGGTCGCCCCTCGGGGAACGCCGTTTCAAATGGCGACATGGGCGTTGTTGCGTGCCATCCCCCCGGGGACGGTCACCACATACGGCGCCCTGGCCCGGCAACTGGCCCCGGAGCGCGAAGGGCGCATGACCTCTGCCCGGGCGGTGGGCGGTGCCGTGGGGCGCAATCCGATCAGCATCGTCATCCCCTGCCACCGCGTCGTGGGGGCGAATGGCTCCCTGACCGGTTATGCCGGCGGCCTGGAGCGCAAGGTCGCCCTGCTGACCCTGGAGAACGTTGCAAACTTGAAGATTTCAATCTAGAATAAGACGCATTGGTTGTCAGGGGGCCGTTTGAAGCATATGTATCCTTTTCCGGTTGATTTCATGAGGCACACGCATTAAAGATCTCGCTTTGTTAGTTCCATACCTGGGAGCGCTCTGCCGCCGTTATGCCGGCGGTGCTCTCTTTCTCCTGCTGACCAACGGCTTTGCCCTGCTGATCCCCTGGTTCATGAAGCTGGCCGTGGAGGGATTGCAGCATCCGGCCGCCGTACGCCTCTCCCCTGCCGCCTGCGCCGCGGTGATCGTTGCCTTGGCTTTGGCGCACTGCATCACCCGCATCTTTTCCCGCACCCTGATCCTCAACGCGGCCCGCATCATTGAGTTCCGTATCCGTGACGATCTTTTTCGCCGCCTGATGCTCCTCGATCTGCAGTATTTTTCCCGCAGCAGGACCGGCGACATTCTCTCCCGATTCTCCAACGACCTGACCAACGTCCGCATGCTGACCGGATTCGGGGCCATGAGCGCCGTAAACACCGTAATCCTTTATCTGGCGGCGGTGACGCTGATGGTGCGCATCCAGCCCTGGCTGACCCTGTGGGCCATACTGCCCTTTCCCCTGATGGTGCTGGTGGTCAGGCGGATCAGCCAGAGCATGTTCCTGCGCTCCCTGGCGGCCCAGGAGGAGTTGGCCCGCCTGTCGAGCATGGCCGAGGAGTCCGTCTCGGCGGTACGTCTGATCAAATCCTATTGCCGCGAAGATCATTTTCTGGGCCTTTTTGAAGCCATGTCCGGCAGCTATCTGCACCACAACCTGCGCCTGGCCCGGCTGCGCGGACTCGTCTTGCCGGTAATGGCTGCCGCCACCGGGGCCGGCACGCTGGTGGTGGTCTTTCTGGGGGGGCGCCTGGTCATTGCCGGGGCCATGACCTTGGGGGATTTTGTCGCCTTCAGCGGCTATCTGACCATGTTGGTTTGGCCGACGGCGGTGCTGGGGTGGATACTGACCCTGGCCCAGCGCGGCGCGGCCTCAATGGCGCGTCTGGCCGTGATTCTGACGGCCGAGCCGTCGGTTGGGGATGCGGCCGACGCGGAACCCCTTGAGGAGGTGCGGCAGGGGATCGAGTTTCGCGAACTGACCTTCGGCTACGGGAATGAGACCGTGCTGGAGCGGATTTCCCTCCATATTGCGCCGGGTGAAAAGGTGGGGATCACCGGGGAGGTCGGCAGCGGCAAGTCCACGCTCCTCAGGCTGCTGCTGCGGCTCGTGCCGGTGGGTGACGGGATGCTGTTTCTGGACGGCCGGGATATCAACCGCATCGCCCTGAACAGCCTGCGGCGCCTGATCGGATATGTGCCCCAGGAAGCCTTTCTCTTCTCCCGCAACATCCGGGAGAATATCGCCTATGGCCTGGCGGCGGGAGCCGAGGGGGCCATTATCGCCGACGCGGCGCGGCAGGCCGGGTTCCTGGAGGATGTGGGCAACTTTCACGACGGACTGGACACCATGGTGGGAGAAAAAGGCGTGATGTTGTCGGGCGGGCAGAAACAGCGGCTGTCCATCGCCCGGGCGCTGGCGACGGACCCGCGCATCCTGGTGCTGGACGACCCGCTTTCGGCCGTTGATGCCGGTCACGAGGAAGAGATCCTGGCGCAACTGGGGGTGTTCTACCGTAACAGGACCGTGGTGATCGTTTCGCACCGCCTGTCGGCTTTTCGCGATTGCGACCGGGTCGTTGTGCTGAAAAACGGCGGGATCGCCGAACAGGGAAGGCCTGCCGACCTGTTGGCGCAGGGTGGGCTGTATGCGCAGATGTATCGAAGCCAGCGTTTGCAGGAGGAACTGTTATAGCCGCGCGCTCCGGCTGACCGCTGCGGGGGCGGCTCAGGGCCTAAAACGGGTAGCCCAAGCCGACGAATATGGCCGGGCCATCCCGGCCGATCCCCATATCGACCCGGCCGATGATGTTCGGCCGGACAATGGCGCGGAAGCCGACGCCGGGGTTGAACTCGAAATTGTTGGCGCGGGCCTTGTCAAACGCCTCCATCACCGCCCCCAGATCGACGAACGGGGCGACCTCCCAATCTGCGGTTACGTTGAATATCTCCCAGCGGAAAAGCCTGATTCGTTCCTCAAGGTTGCAGAGCAGGAAGCTGTTGTCGATGAAACGGTTCCGGCCATACCCCCGCAGGGTGGTCTCCCCCCCCAGGATACTCTGTTCCAGGAAAGGAACGTCTTTCCCCAGGGTCTGATTGTACATAAGGCGAAAGACGCTGACGTAGCGGGCGTCGTCCAGGGGGAAGAACCCCTTGGCTTCTGCCTCGTAATGGCGGAAGTCCGCTGCTCCGCCGAGAGCCTTGAACGTGGGCTCAAAGGTGACCTTGGCAAAACCCCCGAAGGTCGGAGTGGTGGCGGAGTCCAGCGTGCTGTAGACCAGGGAGATGCGTTGGGAATGGGTGGCGAATCCGTTTATCCCCGGCACGTGCCCCGCGCTGAACTGGTCTTTGATATAGGGGATTCCCTTGACCGCGCCCGGGTCGATACCGACATCACGGTACCGTTCCCCCAGGACCACCTGGAAGTGGCGACCGATGTCATAGCCTACGGACAGGTTGAAACCGATTTCCGCGTCGGTGTAATTGGTTTCCCGTTGTTTGGGGCTCTTGGCTTCGAAACCGAAGAAACGGGCGGAGCCGTCGTTGAAGAGATAGGTCACGAGGTTCAATTCCAGATGCTTGTCAAAAAAGGTCTTATCGTGGAGTTTGATCTCGTAATCGTTGTTGATGATGGTGGATTGGGAGAGGTTGATCTCGGCGTTCCGGTCGGGAGTGGGATAAAATGCGCCGTACAGGGACGTGGTGACGCCGAAATTCGTGTTATGGTTCACCTGGGGGGCCAGGAGGGCGTTGATCTCGTCGTTTTTGTTGTGGAAGAGGAATGCGGTCAACGCGCCGGCGGTTATCCCCTCGTTGGGGCTGGAGGCAATGACCGGCAGCGGTATGGCGACCGCCTTGACCGGGGTGTTGCCGGTATAGGACGCAAATATGCCGGGGACCTTTTCCCGCGGGATATAGCTCGTACAGCCGCCGAGCAGCACCGCAAGGAACAGGAAAAATGTAAACGGAATCAGGCTTCTGCCTGGCATGTGGCACGATTTTGACATAAGTGATATATGTATCATTCTGTCGAGCAGAGTGTCAACGCCGCAGTTGTGAACAAGGTTATAGCGCTTGTTTCTGGCGTCCCCCTGAGCTATACTTTTGCATTATTCCGGCTAGGTAAGGGTCTCCATGAAGCTCAACGCCAAACTCGTCATTATCATGCTCACGCTGCTGGTGCTGGCCATGCTGACCCTCTTTATCCTCAACCAGTCCGCCCAGGACGACCTGGTGCGCGAGATCCAGGAAAGCTCCCAGGAGATCTCCAAAGCGGTCCAGATGAGTATCGCGGATCTTACCTCGGACGCGGAGACCTCCCGCCTCACCGATTATCTCCACAATGCCCGCGACAAGGGCATCAATGAAATCAACATCATCAGCAATGAAGGAGAGATCATCGACTCCTCCGACCCCGAGAAGATCGGCAAGAAGCGGGAGGTGAAGAAGCTGGAAAAGGGCATCCGGGCGGTCCAGCGCCCCATCGGCGGTTCCCTGCTTTCCCAGAGGCCCTATGAGGTGGTGGTTCCGGTCATCGTGGGCGATGAACAGCTTGGCTATGTGCAGATCAACATGCTGCTGGACAAGATTCGCGACATCCAGCATGCCAATTTCATCCGCCGCTTGTTTGCCACCAGCATGGTGTTCGTGGTCGGTATCGCCCTGACCATCTTTCTGGCGCGCCGTTATACGGACCCGATCCATCGGTTGGTCGATGTCTTCAAGCGGGTTTCGTCGGGGGATCTGTCGGTGACCATCACCGCCGACAGCAAGGATGAGATCGGCGATCTGGCCACCGGCTTCAATACCATGGTGGAGAAGCTGCGTGAACGCGAGGTGTTGGAAAAACGGCTCTATGAGGCCGAGCATCTCTCCCGTGTCGGCCAGTTGGCGTCGGGCATTGCCCATGAGATCCGTAACCCTCTGAACTATATAAGCCTTGCCATCGACCACTTGCGGGCCGACATGCTCCCCCTGTGCGGCGAGCGCCAGGAAGAATTGGAGGATCTGGCCGGCAAGATCAAGGAAGAGGTGCGCCGGGCCAACTATATGGTGCTCAACTTCATGAACTACGGGCGGCCGCTCAAGCTGCGCCGGGTGCTGATCCCCTATGAAGACATCCTGGCAAAGACCTTGCCGCTCCTGAACGAGCGGCTGTCGGAGCAGCGCGTCGTCCTGGAGCAGCGTCTTGCCCCCGGCCTGCCGCCCCTGTGGGTCGATCAGGAGTTGCTGCGCAACTGCATCATCAACTTCGTCAGCAATGCCGCCCAGGCCATGAATGAGGGGGGCACCATCATCCTGGGGGCTGCCAGGGACGAGGCGTCCGGGCGGGTGCGCTTGACCTTTGCCGATCAGGGCAAGGGGATCAGCGCGGAAGATCTTGCCAAGATATTCCAGCCCTATTTTACCACCAAAGATGTGGGCATCGGCCTGGGCCTGGCGATAACCGAGCGTATCATCAAGGAGCATGGCGGCGAAATTCTGGTGGAAAGCCGGCTTGGCGAAGGCACGACATTTACCGTGACGCTGCCGCTTCAGCCGGAGGAGCCGGACAATTCCACAGAACAGGGGGCCGTGTAGTGGCTGCCACACAGGGAAGCATATTGATCGTCGATGACGAAAAGGGGCAGCGGGAGATTCTCACCGTTATCCTGAAGAAGGAGGGGTACGACGTCGCCGACGTACCCGGGGTGCGCGAGGCTTTGGAACAGTTGGACCGGCGGGAATTCGACCTGATCATGACCGACCTGAAGATGCAGGGGCAGAGCGGCCTTGATCTCCTGGAGGCGATTCAGGCCGCCGATCCACAGCAGTGTGTCATCATTATGACGGCGCATGGGACCATTGACTCGGCGGTGGAGGCCATGAAGAAGGGGGCCTTCGATTATCTGGAAAAACCGCTGGAACGGGACAACCTGATCCTCACCTTGCGTCGGGCCTTCGAACGCATCGGGCTGGTCCGGGAGAACCGGGTCCTGCTGAAGCGGGTCGAGCAGATTCAGACCATCCCCACGATCCTGGGCGAACATCCGAAGATGCGGGAGGTCTTCCGCATTGTGAGCAAGATCGCCGCGACCAATTCCACGGTGTTGATCGTGGGCGAATCGGGCACCGGCAAGGAGTTGGTCGCCCGGGCCATTCACGACGGCAGCCAACGGCGGGACAAGCCGTTTATGGCCATCAACTGCGCGGCAATACCCGACTCCCTGATTGAAAGTGAACTTTTCGGCCATGAAAAGGGGAGCTTTACCGGGGCCAACGCCCGCGAGATCGGCATCTTCGAGGCGGCCAACGGCGGCACGGTGTTCCTGGACGAGATCGGCGAGATGAATGTGGCCATGCAGGCCAAGCTGCTGCGGGCCATCCAGGAAAAGGAGATTCGCCGGGTGGGGGGCAAGGTCAACATACCGCTGGATGTGCGCATCCTTTCCGCCACCAACAAGGAGTTGGAACAGGAGACCAGACGGGGCAACTTCCGCGAGGATCTTTTTTACCGCCTCAATGTGATCCGCATCAATCTGCCCCCGTTGCGCGAACGGGGCGGCGATGTCAAAACTTTGGCAGAATATTTCGTGAAAAAGTACAGCCAAGCCTCCGGCATAGGGGTGGAGGGCATTTCCCGGCCGGCATTCAAATTGCTTATGAATTACACGTGGCCCGGCAACGTGCGCCAGTTGGAGTCGGTCATCGAGCGTTCCGTGTTGATGGCGGAGAGCAATTACATCGAGCCGGAAGACCTGCCGGCCGAGGTGACCGCGACATCTGCCCTGGGCGGCGGCATCCCCTTTGAGCTGCCGCCGGAGGGGATCGCCTTCGAGGAACTGGAAAAGGGGATCATCGTCAAGGCCATGGAGCGGGCCGATTGGGTGATCGGCAAGGCGGCTCCGCTTTTGGGGATGAGCTACAAGACCCTCCAGTACCGCCTGGAGAAGTTCGGCATCGAGAGACCCGAGCGCCGCCCGAAACTATAGCAGGCTGCCCTGCCGACAGAGATTGTTATGCCAAGCCACCAGAACGCAGCAATCATAACCTCCCAGACTATCCACGCGCTCGGCATGACGCTGTTGCAGGCGGGCAAGGCCGACGAGGCGGCCTTCCAGTTCAGGAAGGCGCTCAGCCTGGCGCCCGGCTTTACGGACGCCTACCTCTGTCTGGGGCATTGTCTTCACCTTGCAGGAAGGTTCGATGAAGCCCTCGAGGTGTATGACCGGGCGTTGCGGATTGCCCCGGATAGTGCCCCTGTCTGGAACAACCGGGGTAATGCGCTCTTGGAGCTGTGCCGGTATAACGATGCGGCAGAAAGTTATTCCCGGACCCTGGAGCTGGCCCCTGGCTTCCACGACGCCCGAGTGGCGCTGGGCACCTGCTATCAGGCCTTGGGGCAGTTCGCAAAGGCGCAGGCTGCCTGCGAGGCTGTTTTGCGGGTAGAGCCCAACCACGCCGAAGCCCACTGGAACCGCGCCCTGCTGCTCCTCCTGCATGGCGATTACCACGAGGGGTGGCGGGAGTACGAATGGCGCTGGCTGAAACGCAACTTTACGTCGCCGCTGCGGGATTTTGCCCAGCCCCGCTGGCAAGGTGAGCCCATTGGCGGCAAGACCCTTCTGATCCATGCCGAACAGGGATTTGGCGATACGCTCCAATTCTGCCGCTACGTCCCGCTGGTGGCTGCCCTCGGCGCCCGGGTCGTCTTCGAGTGCCACCCGCCGTTGGCGCCGCTGATGAATATGGCGGGGGTGCGGGCGGTCCCCATGGGTGAGCCGCTTCCCCCCTTTGATCTGCACGTGCCGCTCCTCAGCCTGCCGATGCTCTTTGGAACGAGGGTGGAGACCATTCCCGCGGAGGTCCCCTATCTGACGCCCCCTGCGGCTCGTCTCCCTTTCTGGCGCGGTCTCGTTCCAAACGAGGGACGCTTGAAGGTCGGCCTCTGCTGGGCTGGCAAGTCGTATCCCGATCCCGGCCGGAGCTGCCCGCCGGAGTTACTGGCACCCTTGGCGGCAGTAGAACCGATCTCCTGGTATTCGCTTCAGTTCGGCCGGGAGGGGGCGTTGCCGTTGCCGATGGCCGATCCAACGGGCCATGTCGGGGATTTCGGCGATACCGCCGCCCTGATTACCCAACTCGACCTGGTCATCACCGTGGATACGGCCGTGGCGCACCTGGCAGGGGCTTTGGGAAAGCCCGCCTGGGTCATGCTGCCCCATGCCCCGGACTGGCGCTGGATGACAGGGCGGGAGGACTCTCCCTGGTATCCGTCGCTGCGCCTTTTCCGTCAGGCGAGGCCTGGTTCGTGGCGGGAGGCCGTCCAACGGGTGGCACATGCCCTGGAGAGCCGGGCAAGGTCGGCTCGTCTTGCTCCCGCAGGCTGATGTTCTGCCGCCTGGGGCGCCCGAAGCCGTTCATGGCAATCTAATAACTAAACAACGAATTCTTTGTGCCGATAGTATAAGTTATGGGGCATTGCTCTGCAACAAGAGACCGAGGAGAAACCCATGAGTTCTTCAACTTCTGATTACACCGTTTCCTTTGATCTGACATCCATCTATCAAAATGTGCAGGATCAGCGCACACAGTTGGCTCAGTACGCCATCATGCAGGCGGCGACCTATATGCAGAACAACAAAACAGACCAGGCGGTCGCGGCCTTCAAGAAGGCCTTGGGCCTGGATCCACAGAACACCACCGCGTACAACTATTTAGGCCAGATATACATGTCCCAGGGAAAGAATGCCGATGCCGTCAAGGCGTTCCAGCAGATCATACGGATACAATCCAATGCCGCGACCGCAGACAGTTCGTCCACCGCGCCGACGTTGGCGGACGCCCATATCAGCCTGGGAAACGCCTATTTGCAGAATAAACAGTACACCCAGTCCGAGAAGGAATATAAAACAGCTGCGCGGTTGAATCCTCAAAATCCGGTTGCCGTTTACACCTTGGGGCAACAATATATCACACAAAATCGCCTCAGCGAGGCGGAAGCGCAATTTAAGAAGGTGCAGAAGTTATCCCCCAAGGATGGCAATGTCTACTATGCCCTGGGACAGGTTTACAACAAGGAGGGGAAATACGACGAGGCAGCAACAAATCTGGAGAAATCCCTTACCCTGAAAACAAAGTTTCCGTCTGCCAACTATGAACTCGGCGTGGCCTACAACGGGTTGGGCAGGACTGCCGACGCCAAGAACCAGCTGTCCATTCTGAAGAACACGGATACCACCCTGGCTTCACAGCTGCAGTTTCTCATCAACAAGCCGCAGATGGTCGCTATCAACACCACCGCCCCCGGAGCATTCAACGACATCCTGGGGCCGAGTACCCCCCTCTGGTATCTTGATTCGTCTCTGACCGCGCCCAACAGTTCAAAGACCTATTCGGTAACCATCAGCTTCACCAATGCCATGGACGTGTCCTCCATCACCAACCCGCAAAACTGGTCGATTTCACGCTCGAACAGCACGGCAGGGGGCTTCTACAATAACATGATGCCGGTAAGCGCCAAGGACGTCACAATCCTGAATACCCCTCAGTCGATCACCTATAACCCCCTCACCAACGAGGCGACCGTGAATTTCCGCATCAGCCAGAATGCAGCAGGTACTGCGGTAATCGACCCGTCCCATATCGTCTTCAAGTTCAACGGGAAAGACGCAAGCGGTCGGAGCATGGATCAGACTGCGGACGAGGTCGACGGAGCCAGCACCACCCCGTTCTAAGGTTTTTTGATTGTATTGCAACGGTTTTTTCTCTATATAATTAAGAATATACCGTAATTTTAATCTGTGAGAGGTCGCATGTCGTTACCTACCAACCAAAATTTGATTGCCATCGAGGGCGCTGCCACCTATGAGCGGATTCTTGCGGCTATTCGTGATATCGAAATCGAAGAGGCGATCCGGCACCTCCAGGATTTTTTGAAGATCTACCCGGAATTTGCCCAGGCTCACAACGATCTCGCGACGCTCAATTATCGAACCGGCAATAACCTCAAGGCCCTGGCCCATTATGAAAAGGCCCATAAACTGGACTCCGCGAACATAACCTACCGCAAGAATCTGGCAGACTTCTACTTTGTCGAATTGGGGTGGTCCGACGACGCCATCTACACCTATCTGGATATCCTCAAGGACAATCCGTTCGACGTTGAGGCCTTAAACTCCCTGGGCTCCATCAGTCTGCGCCTGGGACGCCGGGAACAGGCCCGGCAGTATTTCTCCCGGTCCCTGCAGCTTGACACCCGCAACGGTGATGCCAGGCAGGCCCTGCTGCAGTTAGGCGCGCAGCCTTCGAACGACCCCTGTCCGCCCCCTGAGGCTTTTTCTCCCGTCCCGGGAGAGGTGCAGCCGGCGGCAGCCGCTCCCGTCACTCCGGCAGCGCCAATCGTTTTCCCCGGGGTGCCCGAACCGGCGCGCTCTCCCGAAGAGCTTCACCGGGCTGCCCTGACCCTTGCCAACGACGGGAAACCCCAGGATGCGGTCAGGCTGCTTGAACAATTGCTGGAGCAGTACGGCAATTACGCGCCCGCTCATAACGACCTGGGGGTCCTCTATCAGCAACAGGGCGACTTGCGGCGTTCCCGCCGCCACCACGAAGAAGCGGTCCGGCTTCAGCCCGTCAGCACCGTCTTTGCAAAGAATCTTGCCGACGTCCTCTGCATCGGTTTTGGGGAGGTTGAAGAGGCGCTGAAGATCTATGTTCGACTTCTGACCGCCGCCCCGCAAGACATCGAGATCCTCATGGCCC is a window from the Oryzomonas sagensis genome containing:
- a CDS encoding tetratricopeptide repeat protein, which encodes MSSSTSDYTVSFDLTSIYQNVQDQRTQLAQYAIMQAATYMQNNKTDQAVAAFKKALGLDPQNTTAYNYLGQIYMSQGKNADAVKAFQQIIRIQSNAATADSSSTAPTLADAHISLGNAYLQNKQYTQSEKEYKTAARLNPQNPVAVYTLGQQYITQNRLSEAEAQFKKVQKLSPKDGNVYYALGQVYNKEGKYDEAATNLEKSLTLKTKFPSANYELGVAYNGLGRTADAKNQLSILKNTDTTLASQLQFLINKPQMVAINTTAPGAFNDILGPSTPLWYLDSSLTAPNSSKTYSVTISFTNAMDVSSITNPQNWSISRSNSTAGGFYNNMMPVSAKDVTILNTPQSITYNPLTNEATVNFRISQNAAGTAVIDPSHIVFKFNGKDASGRSMDQTADEVDGASTTPF
- a CDS encoding tetratricopeptide repeat protein; amino-acid sequence: MSLPTNQNLIAIEGAATYERILAAIRDIEIEEAIRHLQDFLKIYPEFAQAHNDLATLNYRTGNNLKALAHYEKAHKLDSANITYRKNLADFYFVELGWSDDAIYTYLDILKDNPFDVEALNSLGSISLRLGRREQARQYFSRSLQLDTRNGDARQALLQLGAQPSNDPCPPPEAFSPVPGEVQPAAAAPVTPAAPIVFPGVPEPARSPEELHRAALTLANDGKPQDAVRLLEQLLEQYGNYAPAHNDLGVLYQQQGDLRRSRRHHEEAVRLQPVSTVFAKNLADVLCIGFGEVEEALKIYVRLLTAAPQDIEILMALATICREVGQESDARFFLERILAVQPWNNDARATLAVLEGHLGAES